A DNA window from Archocentrus centrarchus isolate MPI-CPG fArcCen1 chromosome 15, fArcCen1, whole genome shotgun sequence contains the following coding sequences:
- the golga7bb gene encoding golgin subfamily A member 7B: MATEFHNLQELRHSPSLVTKVFIQRDYSEGTVCRFQTKFPSELDNRIERTLLEETVKTLNSYYAEAEKIGGQSYLEGCLACATAYIIFLCMETRYEKVLRKISSYIQEQNEKIYAPRGLLLTDPIERGMRVLEISVFEDRGSGGSSPSSTMSSGSSAR, translated from the exons ATGGCGACAGAG TTCCACAACCTTCAGGAGCTCCGGCACAGTCCATCACTGGTAACCAAGGTGTTTATACAGAGAGACTACAGTGAAGGGACTGTGTGCCGATTCCAGACCAAGTTCCCCTCAGAGCTTGACAACAGG ATTGAGCGAACTTTACTTGAGGAGACGGTGAAGACCCTCAACTCTTATTATGCTGAGGCTGAAAAAATCGGAGGTCAGTCATACCTGGAAGGATGTCTGGCTTGTGCAACAGCTTACATCATCTTCCTCTGCATGGAAACGCGATATGAAAAG GTGCTGAGGAAGATATCAAGTTACATCCAGGAGCAGAATGAGAAGATCTATGCTCCTCGAGGTCTGCTGCTCACAGACCCCATAGAGAGAGGAATGAGGGTT CTGGAGATCAGTGTGTTTGAAGACCGGGGCTCAGGCGGCTCCAGTCCCAGCAGCACCATGTCATCAGGCAGCAGTGCTCGGTGA